The following are from one region of the Mycobacterium sp. 050128 genome:
- a CDS encoding methyltransferase family protein yields the protein MAVAVLVLFASMMVVIGAGRRRIQLHQTGDSGNRRTWRPDGTLEWWALVLADVGYLLVGIAAPAAALAGLPALDIVDRPWVQVVGMVVAVAGITLTLFAQLGLGASWRIGVDETETTALVTGGPFAIVRNPIFTALLLTLTGLALMVPNPVAVVGLLVAVAGIELQVRRAEEPYLRRVHGRAYTDYTATVGRFLPHLGRTRSNSRREANDAARHDN from the coding sequence ATGGCCGTCGCGGTCCTGGTCCTGTTTGCTTCGATGATGGTGGTGATCGGCGCGGGTCGCCGGCGCATCCAACTGCACCAAACCGGCGACAGTGGCAACCGACGCACCTGGCGTCCCGACGGAACTCTGGAGTGGTGGGCTCTGGTCCTCGCCGACGTGGGGTATCTGCTGGTCGGGATCGCCGCCCCGGCGGCGGCCCTGGCCGGTCTGCCGGCACTGGATATCGTCGACCGGCCGTGGGTGCAGGTGGTCGGGATGGTAGTGGCGGTCGCCGGGATCACCCTGACTCTGTTCGCGCAACTCGGGTTGGGGGCGTCGTGGCGGATCGGGGTCGACGAGACCGAGACCACCGCCCTGGTCACCGGTGGCCCGTTCGCGATAGTGCGTAACCCGATCTTTACCGCGCTGCTGCTCACCTTGACCGGGCTGGCCCTGATGGTCCCCAACCCCGTTGCGGTCGTCGGCCTCCTGGTCGCGGTGGCGGGGATCGAGCTGCAGGTGCGCCGGGCCGAGGAGCCTTACCTGCGCCGCGTCCACGGCCGCGCCTACACCGATTACACCGCCACGGTGGGCCGCTTCCTGCCGCATCTGGGCCGCACCCGCTCCAACTCACGACGTGAGGCCAATGATGCTGCCCGACACGACAACTGA
- a CDS encoding class I SAM-dependent methyltransferase: MVATPHEVPVLLRFGGRLPPDSRALEIGCGSGYGSQLILERFGAATVEAVDLDPAMIRRAGRRLTAYGDRVRLVQGSATDLSTALNAGGGSYGAVFDFGIVHHIPDWRKAVAEVARVLAPGRRFYFDEVTAHALARPTYKRLFDHPTVDRFSAEQFLDELAHHGLVVLGSLTRIQGDYLLGVAAKPLPTGGEQ, encoded by the coding sequence GTGGTTGCAACGCCACACGAGGTGCCGGTACTGCTGCGGTTCGGCGGCCGGCTGCCCCCGGACAGCAGAGCCCTCGAAATCGGGTGCGGATCTGGATACGGATCGCAGCTGATACTGGAGCGATTCGGCGCTGCCACCGTGGAGGCCGTGGACCTCGACCCGGCGATGATCCGACGGGCCGGTCGGCGTCTGACCGCCTACGGCGACCGGGTTCGGTTGGTCCAGGGCAGCGCGACCGACCTGTCCACAGCACTCAATGCCGGCGGCGGCAGTTATGGGGCGGTGTTCGACTTCGGAATCGTCCACCACATTCCCGACTGGCGGAAGGCAGTCGCCGAAGTCGCGCGAGTACTTGCGCCGGGACGGCGGTTCTACTTCGACGAAGTCACCGCCCACGCCCTCGCCCGGCCCACCTACAAGCGGCTGTTCGACCACCCGACCGTAGACCGGTTCAGCGCCGAGCAATTCCTCGATGAACTCGCCCACCACGGGCTCGTCGTCCTGGGTTCACTGACCCGCATCCAGGGCGACTACCTACTCGGCGTGGCCGCCAAGCCGCTACCCACCGGCGGTGAGCAATGA
- a CDS encoding helix-turn-helix domain-containing protein: MTINRSGGDLTVDPRWGGAALLRPGVLAFTGSIGTTDTHVHHAVQVMTATTAFAVLDEHGARHCGTSVVVPADAPHRIEVGAEEGTVVFLEPESAPGRSAHLRAVRSGWAVTTALTHAQRRPLAVVVDNVVAHLASAGAGEVAPRHRAVDDALELLPDLVAAGPVSGTELAAQVGISASRLTHLFTEQVGIPLRRYVLWSRLQIAITRVQAGDDLTGAAHGAGFADSAHLTRTTRDMFGLAPSVLSRHVSWDLPTSG; encoded by the coding sequence ATGACGATTAATAGGTCTGGCGGTGATCTCACCGTTGACCCGCGCTGGGGCGGGGCGGCGCTGCTGCGTCCGGGGGTGCTGGCCTTCACCGGGTCGATCGGCACCACCGATACCCATGTCCATCACGCGGTACAGGTCATGACCGCCACAACGGCTTTCGCGGTGCTCGACGAGCACGGCGCTCGACACTGCGGGACGAGCGTGGTCGTGCCCGCCGATGCACCGCACCGGATCGAGGTCGGCGCCGAGGAAGGCACGGTGGTGTTCCTGGAGCCGGAATCCGCGCCGGGCCGATCCGCGCATCTGCGTGCGGTCCGCTCCGGATGGGCCGTCACCACCGCCCTCACCCACGCCCAGCGACGACCGCTTGCTGTCGTGGTTGACAATGTGGTCGCGCACCTGGCGTCCGCCGGGGCAGGCGAGGTCGCGCCGCGCCACCGGGCGGTCGATGACGCGTTGGAGTTGCTGCCCGACCTTGTGGCGGCAGGCCCGGTCAGCGGTACGGAACTCGCTGCGCAGGTGGGTATCTCGGCGAGTCGGCTGACGCATCTGTTCACCGAACAGGTGGGCATCCCGCTGCGCCGGTACGTGTTGTGGTCGCGTTTGCAGATCGCGATCACCCGGGTGCAGGCCGGTGACGACCTGACCGGTGCTGCGCACGGTGCGGGGTTCGCCGACAGCGCGCATCTCACCCGCACCACCCGCGACATGTTCGGCCTGGCGCCTTCGGTGCTGAGCCGGCACGTGTCCTGGGACCTTCCCACCAGCGGTTAG
- a CDS encoding sterol desaturase family protein — MSTITSSAVASIPVHRVARYGYVPFMLIGLNGTAITLTALGAPKLWLLPILGVAIATSFLVERIIPYDRDWNHDRADTTRDRLHVAVNEALILASVGAIPLVAAIVPAPQLWPHNWPFLLQVLAAILIADLGITVAHLASHKIGVLWRFHAVHHSITRFYGLNGLMKHPLHQTVEMAVGVAPLILIGLPVDVASVLALAVAIQLLLQHSNADYRIGPAKYVLALNEGHRFHHLKWAGVGDVNFGLFTLAWDHLMGTFSYDRTRRFDSTQLGMAAKPDYPSSYLHQMIYPFTRSGGCTLSSTPTEPANETQTAGPNPTSKHRRLSDIIAIWR; from the coding sequence ATGAGCACGATTACTTCTTCAGCCGTGGCCAGCATCCCGGTCCACAGGGTGGCCCGCTACGGCTACGTGCCGTTCATGCTGATCGGCCTCAACGGCACAGCCATCACCCTGACCGCCTTGGGCGCACCGAAACTGTGGCTGCTGCCCATCTTGGGCGTCGCGATCGCGACATCGTTTCTGGTCGAGCGGATCATCCCCTATGACCGCGACTGGAACCATGACCGCGCCGACACCACCCGCGACCGCCTCCACGTCGCGGTCAACGAAGCCCTCATCCTGGCCAGTGTGGGGGCCATCCCACTGGTGGCCGCGATCGTTCCCGCTCCGCAGCTGTGGCCGCACAACTGGCCATTTCTGCTGCAGGTCCTTGCCGCGATCCTGATCGCCGACCTCGGCATCACCGTCGCACACCTGGCCAGCCACAAGATCGGCGTGCTGTGGCGCTTCCACGCCGTGCACCACAGCATCACCCGCTTCTACGGCCTCAACGGCCTGATGAAACACCCCCTGCACCAAACCGTCGAAATGGCCGTCGGCGTGGCCCCCCTCATCTTGATCGGCCTCCCCGTCGACGTCGCCTCGGTGCTGGCGCTGGCGGTGGCAATCCAGTTGCTGCTGCAACACTCCAACGCCGACTACCGCATCGGCCCCGCCAAGTACGTCTTGGCCCTCAACGAGGGGCACCGCTTTCATCACCTCAAATGGGCCGGCGTCGGCGACGTCAACTTCGGGCTGTTCACCCTGGCGTGGGATCACCTCATGGGCACCTTCTCCTACGACCGGACCCGCCGATTCGATTCCACCCAACTGGGCATGGCTGCCAAACCCGACTACCCCAGCAGCTACCTGCACCAGATGATCTACCCGTTCACCCGCAGCGGTGGCTGCACACTCAGCTCCACCCCCACCGAGCCCGCCAACGAGACGCAGACGGCGGGTCCCAACCCCACGTCGAAGCATCGCCGCTTGTCGGATATCATCGCCATATGGCGATGA
- a CDS encoding ArsR/SmtB family transcription factor has product MAMNKSDACLVGSTSGTSSNLDAAVALFHSLSDGARLAIVRRLADGEARVVDLIGELGLAQSTVSAHVACLRDCGLVTGRPEGRQVFYSLTRPELLDLLASAETLLAATGSAVALCPNYGTRSRTGATTTTKQARR; this is encoded by the coding sequence ATGGCGATGAATAAATCGGATGCCTGCCTCGTCGGCAGTACCTCAGGGACCTCCTCCAATTTGGATGCCGCGGTGGCGCTGTTTCACAGCCTCTCCGATGGCGCCCGGCTGGCGATCGTGCGCCGGCTGGCCGACGGGGAAGCCCGCGTGGTCGACCTGATCGGTGAGCTGGGGTTGGCGCAGTCCACCGTCTCGGCGCATGTGGCATGTCTGCGGGACTGCGGACTGGTCACCGGCCGCCCCGAAGGACGACAGGTGTTCTACTCGCTGACGCGCCCCGAACTGCTCGACCTGCTCGCCTCAGCGGAGACGCTGCTGGCCGCCACGGGCAGCGCGGTGGCGCTGTGCCCCAACTACGGAACCCGCTCCCGCACGGGCGCGACGACCACCACGAAGCAGGCCCGGCGATGA
- a CDS encoding heavy metal translocating P-type ATPase has translation MSDACGCGNDEPRGADEQEHEPERLWQIKELQFAAISGVFLLAALIAGFLDAAAPVVLTLQAVALPAGAYTFVPSTLTRLANGKIGVGTLMTIAAVGAVILGEVGEAAMLAFLYSISEGLEEYSLARTRRGLRALLSLVPDEATVLRDDAEIVVAPAELQIGDRMLVKPGERVATDGIIRQGRTALDVSAITGESVPVEGGPGDEVFAGSINGTGVLEVEVTTTAEDNSLARIVRIVEAEQSRKGASQRLADRIAKPLVPGVMIAATLIAAIGSLLGDPATWIERALVVLVAASPCALAISVPVTVVAAIGAASKLGALVKGGAALEALGKIRGVALDKTGTLTANRPTVIDVATTNGATREQVLDLAAALEARSEHPLAAAILNAVDTVIPAADVEAVTGAGLTGHRDGHTIRLGRPGWLDPGPLAGDVARMQQAGATAVLVEDNGQLIGAIAARDELRPEAAEVVTQLRRDGYHVAMLTGDNHATAAALAHEVGIEAVHAELRPEDKARLIEQLRAQRPTAMVGDGVNDAPALATADLGIAMGAMGTDVAIETADVALMGEDLRHLPQAFTHARRARRIMLQNVGLSLGLIVALMPLALFGVLGLAAVVLVHELAEIVVIANGVRAGRTKPLAAPVKRPASPTRAAAVGATS, from the coding sequence ATGAGCGACGCATGCGGCTGCGGCAACGACGAACCCCGCGGCGCCGACGAGCAAGAGCATGAGCCCGAGCGGCTCTGGCAGATCAAAGAACTGCAGTTCGCCGCTATTTCGGGGGTGTTCCTGCTGGCAGCGCTGATCGCTGGATTCCTCGACGCCGCCGCCCCGGTCGTCCTCACGCTGCAAGCGGTGGCGCTGCCGGCCGGTGCCTATACCTTCGTGCCGTCCACCCTCACGCGGCTGGCCAACGGCAAGATCGGGGTCGGCACGCTGATGACCATCGCCGCGGTGGGCGCGGTGATCCTCGGCGAGGTGGGCGAGGCCGCCATGCTGGCCTTCCTGTACTCCATCAGCGAGGGACTGGAAGAGTACTCGCTGGCCCGCACCCGCCGCGGACTGCGTGCATTGCTGTCGCTGGTGCCCGACGAGGCCACCGTGCTGCGTGACGACGCCGAAATCGTCGTCGCACCAGCAGAATTGCAGATCGGCGACCGGATGCTGGTCAAGCCGGGTGAACGTGTTGCTACCGACGGCATCATCAGGCAAGGCCGCACCGCGCTCGACGTCTCGGCCATCACCGGAGAGTCAGTTCCCGTCGAAGGCGGGCCAGGCGATGAGGTGTTCGCCGGGTCGATCAACGGCACCGGCGTCCTCGAGGTGGAGGTCACCACCACCGCCGAGGACAACTCGCTGGCCCGCATCGTGCGCATCGTGGAAGCCGAACAGTCCCGCAAAGGCGCCTCCCAACGCCTGGCCGACCGCATCGCCAAACCGCTGGTGCCCGGGGTCATGATCGCCGCGACCCTGATCGCGGCGATAGGCAGTCTGCTCGGTGACCCGGCCACCTGGATCGAACGGGCCCTGGTGGTGCTGGTCGCCGCCTCCCCGTGCGCCCTGGCGATCTCCGTGCCAGTCACCGTCGTGGCCGCCATCGGGGCCGCCAGCAAGCTGGGCGCACTGGTCAAGGGCGGGGCCGCACTGGAAGCGCTGGGCAAGATCCGCGGCGTTGCACTGGACAAGACCGGCACACTCACCGCGAACCGGCCCACCGTCATCGACGTGGCCACCACCAACGGCGCCACCCGCGAACAGGTGCTGGATCTGGCGGCTGCCCTGGAAGCGCGCAGCGAACACCCGCTGGCCGCGGCGATCCTCAACGCGGTAGACACCGTCATTCCCGCTGCCGACGTCGAGGCCGTTACCGGTGCCGGGCTCACCGGACATCGCGACGGGCACACCATCCGCCTCGGCCGCCCCGGCTGGCTCGACCCGGGCCCACTCGCCGGCGACGTCGCGCGCATGCAGCAGGCAGGCGCCACCGCCGTCCTCGTCGAAGACAACGGACAGTTGATCGGTGCCATCGCCGCGCGCGACGAGTTGCGCCCCGAGGCCGCCGAAGTGGTCACCCAACTGCGCCGCGACGGCTATCACGTGGCGATGCTCACCGGCGACAACCACGCCACCGCCGCCGCGTTGGCCCACGAGGTCGGCATCGAGGCCGTGCACGCCGAGCTGCGCCCCGAGGACAAGGCCCGACTGATCGAACAGCTACGGGCCCAGCGCCCCACGGCGATGGTCGGTGACGGCGTCAACGACGCCCCTGCCCTGGCCACCGCCGACCTGGGTATCGCGATGGGCGCGATGGGCACCGACGTGGCGATCGAAACCGCCGACGTCGCGTTGATGGGCGAAGACCTACGCCACCTGCCGCAGGCCTTCACGCATGCGCGCCGGGCGCGGCGGATCATGCTGCAAAACGTCGGCCTATCCCTGGGCCTGATCGTCGCGTTGATGCCGCTGGCCTTGTTCGGGGTGCTCGGACTGGCTGCGGTCGTGCTGGTCCACGAACTCGCCGAAATCGTGGTCATCGCCAACGGTGTACGGGCCGGGCGCACCAAACCGCTGGCCGCGCCGGTGAAACGGCCCGCCAGCCCGACCCGCGCGGCGGCGGTCGGCGCGACGTCGTGA